The proteins below are encoded in one region of Sminthopsis crassicaudata isolate SCR6 chromosome 1, ASM4859323v1, whole genome shotgun sequence:
- the WIZ gene encoding protein Wiz isoform X1, whose translation MALWSSPGVTPLSLGDNPGKCQAPGPVFSNPKTGNGGSLNQQPERSGVVLLALPQESLIPGELDASDNVLLSFPSPGMEGPPGGGTAPPPRPAVPERPPSLVLRSESEEDVEAEDGEEGSPVSALYPVRPLGPRSLEGLRDLQDNDGVADGPPHHGLGDTLPSASAATTAHRSSSRYRDGGGAEFPLGSPPLLLLGRFPSPSDGRGSRAPWERPFCVDRGADVREESTLERPSSSREAGAPFCSQETSFVSESKAVHTVKTHTELGGGPELRGAPEIAAESPVPLGSWEDRHPTSEPKPLDTFHREHLSKNKKGILRFDWFSDPDEHAHYREKGQGLDSGVGQAMRAQPLREAAPPLALPGFRKSPAPGLGKIRTLEAAVVTERKGLLTEPEVSERSPLPEPRPEWVLPRPGLQTGPELAISKQTWTVNEEDSVERLSLEPPPCGPYDIEMRPYFCNLVEEADKEALGQEEDPAVYTCIECSIYFKKKEHLLDHMMQHSRGPGQDPIGDSRGGQGQFSCSECGWAFGDPGTLEQHRRLHQESREKIIEEIQKLNEFPDEGRDARLQCPKCVFGTNSSKIFVQHAKMHVRERRDQGAKGLGLSCHSGGEAQDSPGHLAYKHFRSNEPPLAQGPPLGLGKGLHSCILCGFPAPNENVLKEHVKYAHSHQPWGGEIEAFEDLASQPGTSRDSYSPARLARIPDVDYFGKADRLFAPAWQEGSAHYDPTPAFALGHQRLDRSSRVKKGFATASFHSRKMLPYSSTHKSLGTLPFSSAKVYNPYTLHPSKKKSMAHLKDLESDVGRDFFTGWEELRPPGSYTSDLGNVEEEMSLTTEIDFPQNRSFNPITIPQPALELKRTFREALQKAESSEAQQHQLRKMVPIVLVEEMNLQPPRAFQAHGRLAKSQGAPSSTELMLDGPIPLDLLLLDSPLEGPLGIDDLFDSDSPMLKNEERKCPYCPDRFHNGIGLANHVRGHLNRVGVSYNVRHFISAEEVKAIEQKFSFQKKKKKGIANFDPSTFSLMRCEFCGAGFDTRAGLSSHARAHLRDFGITNWELTISPINILKELLAASAERPVLVAPGPGEPGSPGCEREMLGFGPPSLMTLSECRGRGSPLSPFPQAWGDELGPIYRDVLASEEEEMVAMELASPPLPKKSLPPGQLDQTASRLGNKMSPEIPHGSKQEPPDLKAQNLTTCEVCGACFETRKGLSSHARSHLRQLGVAESESSGAPIDLLYELMKQKGKPDSSPLPLPLAKKSGSPKEATASPRPGLLTLSKAVDRSPDIPINKAIKSPPGFSSKGLSHPPGSPLLKKVPPALSGSPPPKNPEDKSPKLPLSPLSGSPKAQWPQPEDEGPLNLSELGFFKLALDSDSGRELDCQLCGAWFETRKGLSSHARAHLRHLGVSDPDAKGSPIDVLHELIKSDGFQTRLPAEREVLAEPGRSGFSALRPSATALSLLSPPPAKKPKPRASGEASLRGKQDLSASIFWASDVELSPLNLSSGPEPVRDIRCEFCGEFFENRKGLSSHARSHLRQMGVTEWYVNGSPIDTLREILKRRTQPRAGGPPNPTLPGPKGLAKAMGGGPGSSLEARSASELHVPPSAKKLQPSSSPLGHSPTTSPPPTARKMFPGLPPPSLQKKLKPDQMRMEIKREMLAGSLHSEGHPSDGPWSPREDMAPLNLSSRAEPVRDIRCEFCGEFFENRKGLSSHARSHLRQMGVTEWSVNGSPIDTLREILKKKAKPCLIKKEPATGELPSPLGEDGPKSPGKVLQALSLTPLPGRPGKPGPGSANIPREMTLSPLATKPSAGFLTPLTAKRPLPDDRLLAGELKPKTYIQTELPFKTKTIHDKSSHTSSEACCELCGLYFENRKALASHARAHLRQFGVTEWCVNGSPIETLSEWIKHRPQKVGAYRSYIQGGRPFTKKFRNSGHGRDGDKRVPLTLAPNSLALMNKHLGSEFGPGEASRTGDGGERPLASSPLALVKAEEHQRQNINKFERRQARPLDATPSRGEEASDFQQKLEEVRQPPPRVRPVPSLVPRPPQTSLVKFVGNIYTLKCRFCEVEFQGPLSIQEEWVRHLQRHILEMNFSKAEPRPVEPEAPEAQTVAEAQ comes from the exons CTACCGGGATGGAGGTGGTGCAGAATTCCCTCTGGGTTCACCACCGCTGCTGCTCCTGGGTCGGTTCCCCAGCCCTTCGGATGGGAGGGGCAGCCGGGCACCGTGGGAACGCCCTTTCTGTGTGGACAGAGGGGCCGATGTCAGGGAGGAAAGCACTTTAGAGAGGCCATCCAGCTCCAGGGAAGCTGGGGCCCCATTCTGTTCCCAGGAGACCTCCTTTGTCAGCGAGTCCAAAGCTGTACATACTGTGAAAACTCACACTGAATTGGGAGGGGGGCCGGAGCTTCGAGGAGCTCCTGAGATTGCGGCTGAGTCCCCTGTTCCCTTGGGGTCCTGGGAGGACAGGCACCCCACTTCTGAACCAAAGCCCCTTGACACTTTCCACAGAGAGCACTTATCGAAGAACAAGAAGGGTATCCTGAGGTTTGATTGGTTCTCAGACCCTGATGAGCATGCCCACTATAGGGAAAAGGGCCAAGGCCTAGACAGTGGGGTCGGGCAGGCGATGCGAGCCCAGCCCCTAAGAGAGGCGGCTCCCCCCCTGGCCCTTCCAGGTTTCAGGAAAAGCCCTGCTCCTGGCTTAGGCAAAATCAGAACCCTGGAGGCAGCAGTGGTCACTGAGAGGAAGGGGCTGCTGACAGAGCCAGAGGTATCTGAAAGAAGTCCTCTTCCTGAGCCCCGTCCTGAGTGGGTCTTGCCCAGGCCAGGCCTTCAAACTGGTCCTGAACTGGCCATCAGTAAACAGACATGGACAGTGAATGAGGAAGACTCAGTGGAACGGCTGTCCCTAGAACCCCCGCCCTGTGGCCCATATGACATTGAAATGAGGCCCTACTTTTGTAACTTGGTAGAGGAGGCTGACAAGGAAGCACTGGGGCAGGAGGAAGACCCTGCTGTCTACACTTGTATTGAGTGCAGCATTTACTTCAAGAAGAAAGAACATCTCCTGGACCATATGATGCAGCATAGCCGAGGCCCTGGGCAGGACCCTATAGGTGACTCCCGAGGGGGACAGGGGCAGTTCTCTTGCAGTGAATGTGGCTGGGCATTTGGGGACCCTGGCACTCTGGAGCAGCATCGCCGGCTCCACCAGGAGTCTAGGGAGAAGATTATTGAGGAAATTCAGAAACTGAATGAATTCCCAGATGAAGGACGAGATGCTCGACTCCAGTGCCCCAAATGTGTGTTTGGCACCAATTCCTCCAAGATCTTTGTACAGCATGCCAAGATGCATGTCAGGGAGAGGAGGGACCAAGGAGCCAAGGGCCTGGGCCTCTCTTGCCACTCAGGAGGTGAGGCCCAGGACAGTCCTGGCCACCTTGCCTATAAACACTTCAGATCCAATGAGCCCCCATTAGCCCAGGGGCCACCCCTAGGGCTAGGAAAAGGCCTTCACAGCTGCATCCTCTGTGGTTTCCCAGCCccaaatgaaaatgttttgaagGAACATGTGAAGTATGCCCACTCTCACCAGCCTTGGGGGGGAGAGATTGAGGCTTTTGAAGATCTAGCCAGCCAGCCTGGAACCAGCCGTGACTCCTACAGCCCTGCTCGACTAGCCCGCATACCTGATGTGGACTATTTTGGCAAAGCAGACCGGCTGTTTGCTCCAGCATGGCAGGAAGGCTCTGCTCACTATGATCCCACTCCTGCCTTTGCTCTGGGACATCAAAGGCTGGACAGGAGCAGTCGGGTAAAAAAAGGCTTTGCCACTGCTAGCTTCCATTCAAGAAAGATGCTTCCATACAGTTCCACCCATAAGTCCTTGGGAACATTGCCATTCTCCTCGGCCAAAGTTTATAATCCCTATACCTTGCatcctagtaaaaaaaaaagtatggctcATCTGAAGGACCTGGAGAGTGATGTGGGTCGAGACTTCTTCACTGGGTGGGAGGAGCTCAGGCCCCCAGGGTCTTATACCAGTGACTTGGGAAACGTGGAAGAGGAGATGTCTTTAACCACTGAGATTGACTTTCCACAGAACAGAAGCTTTAACCCTATCACCATCCCCCAACCTGCGTTGGAGCTCAAAAGGACTTTTCGAGAAGCCTTACAAAAGGCTGAGTCCTCAGAGGCACAGCAGCACCAGCTGCGGAAGATGGTCCCCATAGTCCTTGTGGAAGAGATGAATCTACAGCCTCCACGGGCTTTCCAAGCCCATGGTCGGCTGGCAAAGTCTCAGGGGGCTCCCTCTTCCACAGAGCTGATGCTGGATGGGCCTATCCCATTGGATTTGTTGCTGCTGGATTCCCCACTCGAAGGGCCCTTGGGAATTGATGACCTCTTTGATTCAGACTCCCCCATGCTAAAGAATGAGGAGAGGAAGTGCCCTTACTGCCCAGACAGGTTTCACAATGGGATTGGCCTGGCTAACCATGTTCGGGGCCATTTGAACCGTGTAGGGGTGAGCTACAATGTCCGACACTTCATCTCTGCAGAGGAAGTAAAAGCAATCGAGCAAAAGTTCTCCttccaaaagaagaagaaaaaaggta TTGCCAACTTTGACCCCAGCACATTCAGCTTGATGCGCTGTGAGTTCTGTGGAGCAGGCTTTGACACCCGAGCAGGCCTTTCTAGCCATGCCCGAGCTCACCTGCGTGACTTTGGCATTACCAACTGGGAGCTCACCATTTCACCTATCAATATTCTCAAGGAGCTGCTGGCAGCATCGGCAGAGCGCCCTGTGTTGGTAGCCCCAGGCCCGGGGGAGCCTGGATCCCCAGGCTGTGAGAGGGAGATGCTGGGCTTTGGCCCACCCAGCCTGATGACTTTGTCGGAATGCAGAGGACGGGGCTCACCACTCTCTCCATTTCCCCAAGCCTGGGGTGATGAGTTGGGGCCAATCTACCGAGATG TTCTGGCCTCTGAGGAAGAAGAGATGGTGGCTATGGAGCTGGCCTCACCCCCACTCCCAAAGAAGAGTCTTCCCCCAGGGCAGCTGGATCAAACTGCCAGCAGGTTGGGTAACAAGATGTCGCCAGAGATTCCCCACGGGAGCAAACAAGAACCCCCAGACCTCAAAG CTCAGAATCTGACAACATGTGAGGTGTGTGGTGCTTGTTTTGAGACCCGAAAAGGCCTTTCCAGCCATGCGCGCTCCCACCTGCGTCAGCTAGGGGTGGCTGAGTCTGAAAGTAGCGGAGCCCCCATCGACCTGCTGTACGAGCTgatgaaacagaaaggaaaaccTGACAGCAGCCCCCTGCCCCTACCCCTGGCCAAGAAATCGGGCTCCCCAAAGGAGGCAACTGCCTCTCCCCGCCCAGGCCTGTTGACCCTCAGCAAGGCAGTTGACAGATCCCCTGATATCCCCATCAACAAGGCCATCAAGTCACCCCCTGGCTTCTCATCCAAGGGCCTCTCCCACCCACCAGGCTCCCCTCTCCTCAAGAAGGTGCCGCCTGCTTTGTCGGGGTCCCCCCCACCCAAGAACCCTGAGGACAAGAGCCCCAAGCTGCCCCTGAGCCCCCTGTCAGGCTCCCCGAAGGCGCAGTGGCCCCAACCAGAGGATGAGGGGCCCCTGAACCTCAGTGAGTTGGGATTTTTTAAGCTGG CTTTAGATAGTGATTCGGGCAGAGAGCTTGATTGCCAGTTGTGCGGGGCCTGGTTTGAGACCAGAAAGGGCCTGTCCAGTCACGCCAGAGCCCACCTGCGCCACCTGGGGGTGAGCGACCCGGATGCCAAGGGATCCCCCATAGACGTGCTTCACGAGCTCATCAAGAGCGACGGCTTCCAGACCCGCCTCCCAGCAGAGCGGGAGGTGCTGGCAGAGCCTGGGCGGTCTGGCTTTTCGGCCCTCCGGCCCTCGGCCACGGCTCTCTCACTGCTCTCCCCCCCGCCCGCCAAGAAGCCCAAACCGAGGGCGTCGGGTGAGGCCAGCCTTCGGGGGAAGCAGGATCTCTCTGCCAGCATATTCTGGGCCTCAGACGTGGAGCTGTCTCCTCTCAATCTCT CATCAGGCCCAGAGCCAGTCAGGGACATCCGTTGTGAGTTTTGTGGTGAGTTCTTTGAGAATCGAAAAGGCCTGTCAAGCCACGCACGCTCCCATCTGCGGCAGATGGGAGTAACAGAGTGGTATGTCAATGGCTCGCCCATTGACACCCTGAGAGAAATCCTGAAGCGCCGGACCCAGCCTCGGGCTGGAGGACCTCCCAACCCAACCTTGCCAGGCCCAAAGGGACTGGCCAAGGCAATGGGTGGGGGACCCGGTAGCTCTCTGGAGGCCCGAAGTGCTTCAGAGCTGCATGTACCGCCCTCTGCCAAGAAACTGCAGCCATCCAGCAGCCCCCTGGGCCACTCACCAACCACCTCTCCACCTCCAACTGCTCGGAAGATGTTCCCTGGTCTgccacctccctccctccagaagaaattaaagcctgATCAAATGCGGATGGAGATCAAACGGGAGATGTTGGCTGGAAGCCTGCACAGTGAAGGACACCCATCTGATGGACCCTGGTCACCACGTGAGGACATGGCGCCCCTGAATCTAT CTTCCCGGGCTGAGCCAGTCCGGGACATCCGCTGTGAATTCTGTGGTGAATTCTTTGAGAACCGAAAGGGCCTGTCAAGCCATGCACGCTCTCACCTGCGGCAGATGGGGGTAACTGAGTGGTCAGTTAATGGTTCACCCATTGATACTCTTCGAGAGATCCTGAAGAAAAAGGCCAAACCGTGTCTTATTAAGAAGGAACCTGCCACAGGCGAACTGCCCTCACCCTTGGGTGAGGATGGGCCCAAATCCCCTGGAAAGGTGCTTCAGGCCCTGTCTTTGACCCCATTGCCTGGTCGTCCTGGCAAACCGGGGCCTGGCTCTGCCAACATACCCCGGGAGATGACCCTTTCTCCTCTTGCCACCAAACCGTCTGCTGGTTTTCTCACCCCTTTGACGGCAAAGCGGCCGTTGCCTGATGACCGACTTCTCGCTGGGGAATTGAAGCCTAAGACCTATATACAGACAGAGCTGCCCTTCAAGACCAAGACCATTCATGACAAAAGCTCACACACTT CCAGTGAAGCCTGTTGTGAGCTATGTGGTCTCTATTTTGAGAATCGTAAGGCACTGGCCAGTCATGCTCGGGCTCACCTGCGGCAATTTGGAGTGACAGAATGGTGTGTGAATGGCTCCCCAATTGAGACCTTGAGTGAGTGGATCAAGCACAGACCCCAGAAGGTGGGGGCCTACCGCAGCTATATTCAAGGTGGCCGGCCCTTCACCAAGAAGTTCCGTAATTCAGGCCACGGACGAGATGGGGACAAACGAGTGCCCCTCACCTTGGCTCCCAATAGCCTCGCCCTGATGAATAAGCACCTGGGGAGTGAATTTGGGCCTGGAGAAGCTAGCCGGACTGGAGATGGTGGTGAACGACCCCTGGCATCCTCACCTCTTGCATTGGTGAAAGCAGAGGAACACCAGCGTCAGAATATCAATA AATTTGAGCGCAGACAAGCCCGACCTCTGGATGCAACCCCTTCTCGGGGTGAGGAGGCCAGTGACTTTCAGCAGAAACTGGAAGAAGTGCGACAGCCACCTCCTAGAGTAAGGCCTGTCCCCTCACTGGTCCCCCGCCCTCCCCAGACGTCATTGGTGAAATTTGTGGGCAACATCTACACTCTGAAATGCAG GTTCTGCGAAGTGGAGTTCCAGGGTCCCCTCTCCATCCAGGAGGAGTGGGTTCGGCATCTCCAGAGGCACATCCTGGAAATGAACTTCTCCAAAGCGGAGCCCCGGCCTGTGGAGCCTGAGGCCCCAGAGGCACAGACAGTGGCAGAGGCCCAGTAA
- the WIZ gene encoding protein Wiz isoform X11 gives MALWSSPGVTPLSLGDNPGKCQAPGPVFSNPKTGNGGSLNQQPERSGVVLLALPQESLIPGELDASDNVLLSFPSPGMEGPPGGGTAPPPRPAVPERPPSLVLRSESEEDVEAEDGEEGSPVSALYPVRPLGPRSLEGLRDLQDNDGVADGPPHHGLGDTLPSASAATTAHRSSSRYRDGGGAEFPLGSPPLLLLGRFPSPSDGRGSRAPWERPFCVDRGADVREESTLERPSSSREAGAPFCSQETSFVSESKAVHTVKTHTELGGGPELRGAPEIAAESPVPLGSWEDRHPTSEPKPLDTFHREHLSKNKKGILRFDWFSDPDEHAHYREKGQGLDSGVGQAMRAQPLREAAPPLALPGFRKSPAPGLGKIRTLEAAVVTERKGLLTEPEVSERSPLPEPRPEWVLPRPGLQTGPELAISKQTWTVNEEDSVERLSLEPPPCGPYDIEMRPYFCNLVEEADKEALGQEEDPAVYTCIECSIYFKKKEHLLDHMMQHSRGPGQDPIGDSRGGQGQFSCSECGWAFGDPGTLEQHRRLHQESREKIIEEIQKLNEFPDEGRDARLQCPKCVFGTNSSKIFVQHAKMHVRERRDQGAKGLGLSCHSGGEAQDSPGHLAYKHFRSNEPPLAQGPPLGLGKGLHSCILCGFPAPNENVLKEHVKYAHSHQPWGGEIEAFEDLASQPGTSRDSYSPARLARIPDVDYFGKADRLFAPAWQEGSAHYDPTPAFALGHQRLDRSSRVKKGFATASFHSRKMLPYSSTHKSLGTLPFSSAKVYNPYTLHPSKKKSMAHLKDLESDVGRDFFTGWEELRPPGSYTSDLGNVEEEMSLTTEIDFPQNRSFNPITIPQPALELKRTFREALQKAESSEAQQHQLRKMVPIVLVEEMNLQPPRAFQAHGRLAKSQGAPSSTELMLDGPIPLDLLLLDSPLEGPLGIDDLFDSDSPMLKNEERKCPYCPDRFHNGIGLANHVRGHLNRVGVSYNVRHFISAEEVKAIEQKFSFQKKKKKGIANFDPSTFSLMRCEFCGAGFDTRAGLSSHARAHLRDFGITNWELTISPINILKELLAASAERPVLVAPGPGEPGSPGCEREMLGFGPPSLMTLSECRGRGSPLSPFPQAWGDELGPIYRDVLASEEEEMVAMELASPPLPKKSLPPGQLDQTASRLGNKMSPEIPHGSKQEPPDLKASGPEPVRDIRCEFCGEFFENRKGLSSHARSHLRQMGVTEWYVNGSPIDTLREILKRRTQPRAGGPPNPTLPGPKGLAKAMGGGPGSSLEARSASELHVPPSAKKLQPSSSPLGHSPTTSPPPTARKMFPGLPPPSLQKKLKPDQMRMEIKREMLAGSLHSEGHPSDGPWSPREDMAPLNLSSRAEPVRDIRCEFCGEFFENRKGLSSHARSHLRQMGVTEWSVNGSPIDTLREILKKKAKPCLIKKEPATGELPSPLGEDGPKSPGKVLQALSLTPLPGRPGKPGPGSANIPREMTLSPLATKPSAGFLTPLTAKRPLPDDRLLAGELKPKTYIQTELPFKTKTIHDKSSHTSSEACCELCGLYFENRKALASHARAHLRQFGVTEWCVNGSPIETLSEWIKHRPQKVGAYRSYIQGGRPFTKKFRNSGHGRDGDKRVPLTLAPNSLALMNKHLGSEFGPGEASRTGDGGERPLASSPLALVKAEEHQRQNINKFERRQARPLDATPSRGEEASDFQQKLEEVRQPPPRVRPVPSLVPRPPQTSLVKFVGNIYTLKCRFCEVEFQGPLSIQEEWVRHLQRHILEMNFSKAEPRPVEPEAPEAQTVAEAQ, from the exons CTACCGGGATGGAGGTGGTGCAGAATTCCCTCTGGGTTCACCACCGCTGCTGCTCCTGGGTCGGTTCCCCAGCCCTTCGGATGGGAGGGGCAGCCGGGCACCGTGGGAACGCCCTTTCTGTGTGGACAGAGGGGCCGATGTCAGGGAGGAAAGCACTTTAGAGAGGCCATCCAGCTCCAGGGAAGCTGGGGCCCCATTCTGTTCCCAGGAGACCTCCTTTGTCAGCGAGTCCAAAGCTGTACATACTGTGAAAACTCACACTGAATTGGGAGGGGGGCCGGAGCTTCGAGGAGCTCCTGAGATTGCGGCTGAGTCCCCTGTTCCCTTGGGGTCCTGGGAGGACAGGCACCCCACTTCTGAACCAAAGCCCCTTGACACTTTCCACAGAGAGCACTTATCGAAGAACAAGAAGGGTATCCTGAGGTTTGATTGGTTCTCAGACCCTGATGAGCATGCCCACTATAGGGAAAAGGGCCAAGGCCTAGACAGTGGGGTCGGGCAGGCGATGCGAGCCCAGCCCCTAAGAGAGGCGGCTCCCCCCCTGGCCCTTCCAGGTTTCAGGAAAAGCCCTGCTCCTGGCTTAGGCAAAATCAGAACCCTGGAGGCAGCAGTGGTCACTGAGAGGAAGGGGCTGCTGACAGAGCCAGAGGTATCTGAAAGAAGTCCTCTTCCTGAGCCCCGTCCTGAGTGGGTCTTGCCCAGGCCAGGCCTTCAAACTGGTCCTGAACTGGCCATCAGTAAACAGACATGGACAGTGAATGAGGAAGACTCAGTGGAACGGCTGTCCCTAGAACCCCCGCCCTGTGGCCCATATGACATTGAAATGAGGCCCTACTTTTGTAACTTGGTAGAGGAGGCTGACAAGGAAGCACTGGGGCAGGAGGAAGACCCTGCTGTCTACACTTGTATTGAGTGCAGCATTTACTTCAAGAAGAAAGAACATCTCCTGGACCATATGATGCAGCATAGCCGAGGCCCTGGGCAGGACCCTATAGGTGACTCCCGAGGGGGACAGGGGCAGTTCTCTTGCAGTGAATGTGGCTGGGCATTTGGGGACCCTGGCACTCTGGAGCAGCATCGCCGGCTCCACCAGGAGTCTAGGGAGAAGATTATTGAGGAAATTCAGAAACTGAATGAATTCCCAGATGAAGGACGAGATGCTCGACTCCAGTGCCCCAAATGTGTGTTTGGCACCAATTCCTCCAAGATCTTTGTACAGCATGCCAAGATGCATGTCAGGGAGAGGAGGGACCAAGGAGCCAAGGGCCTGGGCCTCTCTTGCCACTCAGGAGGTGAGGCCCAGGACAGTCCTGGCCACCTTGCCTATAAACACTTCAGATCCAATGAGCCCCCATTAGCCCAGGGGCCACCCCTAGGGCTAGGAAAAGGCCTTCACAGCTGCATCCTCTGTGGTTTCCCAGCCccaaatgaaaatgttttgaagGAACATGTGAAGTATGCCCACTCTCACCAGCCTTGGGGGGGAGAGATTGAGGCTTTTGAAGATCTAGCCAGCCAGCCTGGAACCAGCCGTGACTCCTACAGCCCTGCTCGACTAGCCCGCATACCTGATGTGGACTATTTTGGCAAAGCAGACCGGCTGTTTGCTCCAGCATGGCAGGAAGGCTCTGCTCACTATGATCCCACTCCTGCCTTTGCTCTGGGACATCAAAGGCTGGACAGGAGCAGTCGGGTAAAAAAAGGCTTTGCCACTGCTAGCTTCCATTCAAGAAAGATGCTTCCATACAGTTCCACCCATAAGTCCTTGGGAACATTGCCATTCTCCTCGGCCAAAGTTTATAATCCCTATACCTTGCatcctagtaaaaaaaaaagtatggctcATCTGAAGGACCTGGAGAGTGATGTGGGTCGAGACTTCTTCACTGGGTGGGAGGAGCTCAGGCCCCCAGGGTCTTATACCAGTGACTTGGGAAACGTGGAAGAGGAGATGTCTTTAACCACTGAGATTGACTTTCCACAGAACAGAAGCTTTAACCCTATCACCATCCCCCAACCTGCGTTGGAGCTCAAAAGGACTTTTCGAGAAGCCTTACAAAAGGCTGAGTCCTCAGAGGCACAGCAGCACCAGCTGCGGAAGATGGTCCCCATAGTCCTTGTGGAAGAGATGAATCTACAGCCTCCACGGGCTTTCCAAGCCCATGGTCGGCTGGCAAAGTCTCAGGGGGCTCCCTCTTCCACAGAGCTGATGCTGGATGGGCCTATCCCATTGGATTTGTTGCTGCTGGATTCCCCACTCGAAGGGCCCTTGGGAATTGATGACCTCTTTGATTCAGACTCCCCCATGCTAAAGAATGAGGAGAGGAAGTGCCCTTACTGCCCAGACAGGTTTCACAATGGGATTGGCCTGGCTAACCATGTTCGGGGCCATTTGAACCGTGTAGGGGTGAGCTACAATGTCCGACACTTCATCTCTGCAGAGGAAGTAAAAGCAATCGAGCAAAAGTTCTCCttccaaaagaagaagaaaaaaggta TTGCCAACTTTGACCCCAGCACATTCAGCTTGATGCGCTGTGAGTTCTGTGGAGCAGGCTTTGACACCCGAGCAGGCCTTTCTAGCCATGCCCGAGCTCACCTGCGTGACTTTGGCATTACCAACTGGGAGCTCACCATTTCACCTATCAATATTCTCAAGGAGCTGCTGGCAGCATCGGCAGAGCGCCCTGTGTTGGTAGCCCCAGGCCCGGGGGAGCCTGGATCCCCAGGCTGTGAGAGGGAGATGCTGGGCTTTGGCCCACCCAGCCTGATGACTTTGTCGGAATGCAGAGGACGGGGCTCACCACTCTCTCCATTTCCCCAAGCCTGGGGTGATGAGTTGGGGCCAATCTACCGAGATG TTCTGGCCTCTGAGGAAGAAGAGATGGTGGCTATGGAGCTGGCCTCACCCCCACTCCCAAAGAAGAGTCTTCCCCCAGGGCAGCTGGATCAAACTGCCAGCAGGTTGGGTAACAAGATGTCGCCAGAGATTCCCCACGGGAGCAAACAAGAACCCCCAGACCTCAAAG CATCAGGCCCAGAGCCAGTCAGGGACATCCGTTGTGAGTTTTGTGGTGAGTTCTTTGAGAATCGAAAAGGCCTGTCAAGCCACGCACGCTCCCATCTGCGGCAGATGGGAGTAACAGAGTGGTATGTCAATGGCTCGCCCATTGACACCCTGAGAGAAATCCTGAAGCGCCGGACCCAGCCTCGGGCTGGAGGACCTCCCAACCCAACCTTGCCAGGCCCAAAGGGACTGGCCAAGGCAATGGGTGGGGGACCCGGTAGCTCTCTGGAGGCCCGAAGTGCTTCAGAGCTGCATGTACCGCCCTCTGCCAAGAAACTGCAGCCATCCAGCAGCCCCCTGGGCCACTCACCAACCACCTCTCCACCTCCAACTGCTCGGAAGATGTTCCCTGGTCTgccacctccctccctccagaagaaattaaagcctgATCAAATGCGGATGGAGATCAAACGGGAGATGTTGGCTGGAAGCCTGCACAGTGAAGGACACCCATCTGATGGACCCTGGTCACCACGTGAGGACATGGCGCCCCTGAATCTAT CTTCCCGGGCTGAGCCAGTCCGGGACATCCGCTGTGAATTCTGTGGTGAATTCTTTGAGAACCGAAAGGGCCTGTCAAGCCATGCACGCTCTCACCTGCGGCAGATGGGGGTAACTGAGTGGTCAGTTAATGGTTCACCCATTGATACTCTTCGAGAGATCCTGAAGAAAAAGGCCAAACCGTGTCTTATTAAGAAGGAACCTGCCACAGGCGAACTGCCCTCACCCTTGGGTGAGGATGGGCCCAAATCCCCTGGAAAGGTGCTTCAGGCCCTGTCTTTGACCCCATTGCCTGGTCGTCCTGGCAAACCGGGGCCTGGCTCTGCCAACATACCCCGGGAGATGACCCTTTCTCCTCTTGCCACCAAACCGTCTGCTGGTTTTCTCACCCCTTTGACGGCAAAGCGGCCGTTGCCTGATGACCGACTTCTCGCTGGGGAATTGAAGCCTAAGACCTATATACAGACAGAGCTGCCCTTCAAGACCAAGACCATTCATGACAAAAGCTCACACACTT CCAGTGAAGCCTGTTGTGAGCTATGTGGTCTCTATTTTGAGAATCGTAAGGCACTGGCCAGTCATGCTCGGGCTCACCTGCGGCAATTTGGAGTGACAGAATGGTGTGTGAATGGCTCCCCAATTGAGACCTTGAGTGAGTGGATCAAGCACAGACCCCAGAAGGTGGGGGCCTACCGCAGCTATATTCAAGGTGGCCGGCCCTTCACCAAGAAGTTCCGTAATTCAGGCCACGGACGAGATGGGGACAAACGAGTGCCCCTCACCTTGGCTCCCAATAGCCTCGCCCTGATGAATAAGCACCTGGGGAGTGAATTTGGGCCTGGAGAAGCTAGCCGGACTGGAGATGGTGGTGAACGACCCCTGGCATCCTCACCTCTTGCATTGGTGAAAGCAGAGGAACACCAGCGTCAGAATATCAATA AATTTGAGCGCAGACAAGCCCGACCTCTGGATGCAACCCCTTCTCGGGGTGAGGAGGCCAGTGACTTTCAGCAGAAACTGGAAGAAGTGCGACAGCCACCTCCTAGAGTAAGGCCTGTCCCCTCACTGGTCCCCCGCCCTCCCCAGACGTCATTGGTGAAATTTGTGGGCAACATCTACACTCTGAAATGCAG GTTCTGCGAAGTGGAGTTCCAGGGTCCCCTCTCCATCCAGGAGGAGTGGGTTCGGCATCTCCAGAGGCACATCCTGGAAATGAACTTCTCCAAAGCGGAGCCCCGGCCTGTGGAGCCTGAGGCCCCAGAGGCACAGACAGTGGCAGAGGCCCAGTAA